Below is a genomic region from Henckelia pumila isolate YLH828 chromosome 3, ASM3356847v2, whole genome shotgun sequence.
aacacataaatgcaacatataagcatgcatatccgttggcaatctcagtcagtacttacgtacctttctaaggcagtcctagtagtcccactctaggttccaagcctatcatcaagtctacaatgcaaatacccatgcatcattcaataagcgctaaaagccttaactaagctattgcatactcctaaataatttaaggagaccatagctatacctgcgtccgtcgtccgCCCACTGATGgcaactatcccgcaactagggcactcccttgctgcgaatccacagcctcgagcacggctctacaacacgagcactgctctgctactatgtcagacactgtttgactatactaaaacaaatatcctactccaactctagaataagagtacccaaagtcttaaaataagaccacgagggcgaaggagagaattcggaattggcaagaaatgaatgcctcggaccttatatttataggcatcgatcggaacctccaatcctcgatcggaacttccgatccttgatcggaacgtccgatcctgccatcggagcttccgaacatccttatctgccacatgtcgaAATCTCACTAGTTgccttcggatagggcgatcggagcttccgatcccgatcggagtttccgatcctgccacacgtcatgcatgacgtaatatcgatcggagcttccgatcctgcatcggagcttccgattctgcatcggagcttccgatcctgatcggagcttgcgatctcaccttcggagcttcctatccttcagataccaaagtggtttaattaacataattaatctcttaattaccaatttcgattacggggtactacattctcccccacttaagatatttcgtcctcgaaaatagatcttaagtaccgaatgcaactcacaactgaaatcaaaacaactcaggatggtcttcacgcatcctttcttcaagctcccaagtagcttcctcagtgcctcggcgctgccactgaactaaatccaaaggaatgactttgttctaaaaaaccttatccttataatccaggatacaaataggtttctcagcataggtcaaatccttgctcacttgaacctcagaccgctgcagaatacgagactcatccgccacataccgacgcaacagtgatacgtggaacacagcgtgaatactggaaagatgcggtggcaaagctagtcgataagcgaaatcgccaatgttctccaagatctcgaacggactgataaacctgggagacaacttgactttaagactaaatctgagaatcttacgaAAAAGTGACATTCTCAGAAATACTGTCTCCCCCAATTCTTTCTAGAAGAATGGATTATGACAAGttgcccgtacaatgcctcaacaggtgtcctcccaatgctacgatggtacctattgttgtacgcgaacttaatcaatgacaactgatctgACTAAACTGAACTAAAAATCCATAGTACACGCCcaaaacatgtcctccaaggtatggatagcgctctctatctgaccatctgtctctagATGATATTCAGTATTTAAACTGAAAGCAGTGCTCGTAGCACGCTGGGCACACCCCAGAATATGGAAGTAGACCTGGGTCTCAATCGCTGTCAATGCCCACCGGCATCCATGAAGTAGAACGATCTTTTGGATGTATAACCGAGCCTTACGATCAATAGAGTGCTCTCGACTGTTCTTCGAATACCCACGGTTCCTACGAACCTTAGCAGTGATAGTTCCTCGTCAAGTATACCACTTGATACCGACTATCCCTCTTGCTAGAATCAGTTCGTACTATCGAGAAGACCAGATACAACCAACCTGtatctccactggtctaacactgaCATCAAATCCCAGAGGTAACCGCAAGTGTTAACCAATCGATTCCCACTTGACGTCCTGCCACAGATAACAACCAATCCCGAAAGTTCCTAGCATCGACAGACTTACATTCCGTACTTATTTTCTTTGATGCTGActaatattctcaaagaatgtcaccgctataatgctgaacacatagatgggaccgcaacatctacaacattagtagtctagattaaagatcaccactatctcatcactcgagatatcaattgaattcgcaacactggttatccaaccatagaaaacaatcccaagtcacacttgacttgctaccaagatgaacaaaactagttCACCTCAACCCTTTGCGCAATCCATGACACATGCGGTAAACCAACGAATTTACCCAATAGATCTCGGTCGATCCCAACAACTCAATGGCATAGCACATCAGAACGTACTGGGAAATCACCGACAACAATCTCACTAGACTCTGAACACAGTCTCAGCTGTCGTATCATCCCACGAACAAACAACTGATATCGGCCTGCTAATTCTCATTGAATTCCGCAACACTCGTCGAATCACAATTTAACGAAAATCCTCCGAAAAAACTGCTGGAAATGCCTAAACAAGTATTCGGCTAACAGTTCCCAAAACTGTAATCCAATAGCATGGAACAATTCTATTTCCAAAACTgggtcaaccattgctaatccaagcaatgttcagatcaattatgccTTCTCTTACAACTGATAACTTTACCCGAGTTATCGAACTAGCCATGACTTAccaaagtcaaaacatgcaacacctcccgtgatctatcgaacttgaaagtccaaacaactgcactccgaaaatctcaaccacccgagaaccctgaatgcaaataattctcttactgttccgagacatttacttaaaggatccaaactcataagcacgacgacttatagtatcgtcccaagtatctctcggttcatgatatcttaattattgatctgctcaaccaatcgacctcgtcgataagttgtgactatcacacaacttgtcagtaccaaccaaattatggcaaccatccgccaggtcttggtcctttgaaatctcacatggctcgatcaataatcatgatctcaCGGCCATATGTccgcatatcccaaatacttggaatcaaaagaatcacagctgattcaactcacctatctctgacaaagtcagacaatagctattagtagtcaccAGTACCAATCTTGCATCGATACTGACTCACTACCAACTGTCGCGAAActtgctcctgataactatatcttttgctaagactgcaacaaatcgagactgaggttacttgccgtggtgtcccacctgaaatcaccaacaagtgtacactggcataaatcacgctatcctcacgcctcaaatagtcatgtacaatacttagcatcggatataatctatcactgaaggaaaccattaatGCTAAAAAAACTACGCatctccgagtcaaatgtttcaggaatttcacaaaccaaaactcctggatagcccctatcacaagagaatccaaaccccgactagatccactagtctagcagtatccaatagactaaaactatctgttcagagtacacactcgtcaaggaaaacccctccaagactggtccttgtgacaaaactgccaaccaatatctctgacgacagtcagacgatatctaaaccgctgacacctaaccaggcatctaatccaatgtcataccctgtcgtgactattaccaaactctagactaagtagccttcccaccgccaatcctgaagcacgaaggcttccaggcattctccgaagtacaaaagactcccagagtaacactggcatagggtcgcgcttcatcatgtctagtcatggtcatagtttacaactctcggcatatacccgacttggtatcccgatgaaatcccatcatcacgaagtctcaacctatgcaggtcaatcagactactgtcctaaggaaacaacttagaacaaaaactcaaaattccaaaccagatcgatatttccatgctcccagatgaattacctcatcaatggcactaactcagtcaaacgactaattaggtcagccctaggaagacacctagactaaccccatgtcaatccaTTACCATtgacttactcaaaatccatgagctatcctagttgattagtcaactaattccaaacttagtaaaattacttgtaatcaaacacgaatctttgaataagtaaaacatgtatcattacttcaagttatgtacaatttcctttatttcaatcccatgtaatacatacagtattcaaaatacaacaaaatgtacatccaataacttgaactgatacaaccaaattctgatgattcattacaactgaaatactgtttacaaatacatcaatacagtatttaaaatcgttgaacttgtcttcactccttgagcatgaagcttccaatcgacacacgcatcgatacaagcatacttccgtccaagtctctctacatgttctccagcgaagaactccggagaaatggcacgtgatagctaaccagctatgctctgcgtcagtgcatgtcagtcgacttcttctgctcacgatctaccatcagcgttcttcttgtatctaaatcatgcttttgaacatgaagttttccgtatgcctaccaaaagcatcgatacaagcataccggcaaaaccatgttctgcacgaggttaaagacctcactctcaaaacctgtcatgctttaggcactcgaggcattctctggtgaaggtctatctgacaatctctccaactacgagtggagaatcttcaaggactggaaccacatggattactaaacaccattcgttccaaaaagccctcagaggtatttGATGCGATATaaccgatcttctcttccagtcttccctggctggaatccatatgttcttcgatcaacatcccaatgcatcgaatgatgaaccgtccacagcagtcagtctatctatcgatatgctactactggtgttctcatcactgctgcattccttttagtaaaaacttctgccgcaaaccttggcaatgaagaaccaaatcttctttcgctagcctcaataaatcctacaaggataatcaagaagtcttattatcaatttcctaagtcccttgcatgcagtgctctgataccataaatgtagcgacccgaaccggatccactacctaatcagagttaagagcataattgagcatgcattaaatcaaattgctgcggaatactaaatacaagtagaccggcagaatacaaccggctaatcaaactcgatttatacaacccaatcgaattactttaaataaaacctacagctaatcctgctgtcttcaaggtcactggctactccaggctcctggtgctcaatcctgcacctattcctgccccatcgaatagggtatccagatacacggaaaatactggacgtgagctctaagctcaatacgaaagcacggataaacatacaaatatgatgcatgcaaatgatcgggtatccatatctaggataactgtatacaaactgatcaaactggcgcctgggatataagctcgtcacatcggggtagctaaccactatgtgcgaccactcattcccgaatcccggacgcggaccgcggagtcctcgaggtatcagtacctaagggtactcgatatcaaacgtcctaacagggctgagcaaccctaactggctcatctcgaaagatatacagatgtacaggcacaagatgatatgcacatgccgcataacaataataacatgcaaacacataaatgcaacatataagcatgcatatccgctggcaatctcagtcactacttacgtacctttctaaggcagtcctagtagtcccactctaggttccaagcctatcatcaagtctacaatgcaaatacccatgcatcattcaataagcgctaaaagccttaactaagctattgcatactcctaaataatttaaggagatcatagctatacctgcgtccgtcgtcagcccactgatggcgactatcccgcaactagggcactcccctgctgcgaatccacagcctcgaacacggctctacaacacgagcactgctccgctactatgtcagacactgtctgactatactaaaacaaatatcctactccaactctagaataagagtacccaaagtctTAAAATAAGACCACGAGGGAGAAGGAGAGAATTCGAAATTGGCAATAAATGAATgtctcggaccttatatttataggcatcgatcggaacctccgatcctcgatcgaaacttccgatccttgatcggaacgtccgatcctgccatcggagcttccgaacatccttatctgccacatgtcaaaatctcactggtagccttcggatagggcgatcggagcttccgatcctgccacatgtcatgcatgacgtaatatcgatcggagcttccgatcctgatcggagcttccgatctcaccttcgaagcttccgatctttcagataccaaattggtttaattaacataattaatctcttaattaccaatttcgattacggggtactacataaATACCCATCTAGTTCCTATTATAGATTTATCTGAGGGCCTAGGAACTAAATGCCAGACAGAGTTCCTATCAAATTGgttcaattcatcttgcatagcttctATCCAATTACTATCAAAAAGAGCTTCTTCTATCTTTATAGGTTCTATATGAGAAATAAAAGCAGCATGCttgaattcattaatcatctgACATCTGGTTCTCAACGGTGCAGATGGATTACCTATTACCAAACTTGGTGGATGAGTTTTGGACCATCTGTAATGATGATCTGTGTTTCCTTGTTGAGTTTGATCATTAAGGTGCTGAACAAGGTCTGTGTTCATTGGGATCTCATTATCAACTGGTGGTTCTTCTGGTCTCTGTTCTTCAACCTGATCTGGTTCACAAAGAATTTCTCTGTTTTGTATGATTTGgatctcttcttcatcatctgtGTCAAGATTTGAATCTTCTATTATGTTACTAAGATCATTTAAGCTTGGAGATTCATTAGTGATTGATGTTTCATGAAACACAATgtgaactgattcttcaactgttAGAGATTTAGTATTAAATTCTCTATACTCTTTACTAACAGATGAGTAACCAAGAAATATGTCAGCATCTGATCTGACATCAAGTGCAGTCAGATGAGTCTTACCATTGTTAAGTATGAAATATTTACAGCCAAATACTTTGAAATAAGATATCACTGGAACTTTACCATACCAGATCTCATAAGGTGTTTTTTCGACTTTCTTAttaatcattgatctgttctgagtataACAAGCTGTGTTTACAGATTCTGCccaaaacttttgtgaaatacctgaatcagcaatcattgtTCTAGCAGCTTCCTTCAGAGTTCtatttctcctttctgcaacaccattttgttgtggcgttCTAGTTGCTGaatactcatgcttgattccatgaTTTTCAAGATAAGTAGATAGAGTTTGATTTGTAAACTCGGTTCCTCTGTCTCTTATAATTTTATCAATCGATTGAGATTtctcattttgaagtcttaagagaagtttaatcaattgggtgacagtttgatctttggattttaaaaatatcacccAAGTGAATCTcgagaaatcatcaacaataactAGGGTGTacttcattccccctaagcttgttactggtataggaccaaaaagatccatgtgcaatagttcTAAGCTTTTGGAAGAAGATTTacatcctttgtttttaaaagttgaTCTGATCTGCTTACCCAGTTGGCAGGAAGAACACActttatcttttgaaaactcgATTTTAGGCAGACCTGTAACCAATACATGTTTACTCAGATTGGCTAAAGCTTTGAAGTTCAAGTGATTCAGTCTCTTGTGTCATAACCAATTTTGGTTCATCTTTGTTGTTACCAGACAGACTGTAGTAAGTGGTTGATCTGACCAATTTACCTTATAAGTATTTCCACTTCTTTCACCTATCATAATGATTAGTCCAGATTGATCTTTTACAATACAAGTGTGCCTTTGGAATTCTACATAGTAATCGTAatcacacaattgactaatactaatcagattatattttaaattttctacaaGTAATACATCTTTAATGTGAATATTTCCATGGAtaagcttacccttacccatggttgTACCTTTAGAGTTATCTCCGAAGGTAATCTTAGGTCCTGATCCTGGAATATAGTCAGATAGCATTCTTCTGTCTCCCGTCATATGCCTTGATCATCCACTATCCAAATACCAGACTGCTTGCTTAATGAGTTTGTTTCTATTTACCTGCAAAAGTAAATTAAAATAACTTTGGTCTCCATTCCTACTTGGGTCCACGCTGGATTAATCCCTTTGGAATCCACAGTTGTATTATTCTTACAGGCTTTC
It encodes:
- the LOC140889285 gene encoding uncharacterized protein, with the protein product MTGDRRMLSDYIPGSGPKITFGDNSKGTTMGKEFQRHTCIVKDQSGLIIMIGERSGNTYKVCLKSSFQKIKCVLPANWHEYSATRTPQQNGVAERRNRTLKEAARTMIADSGISQKFWAESVNTACYTQNRSMINKKVEKTPYEIWYGKVPVISYFKVFGCKYFILNNGKTHLTALDVRSDADIFLGYSSVSKEYREFNTKSLTVEESVHIVFHETSITNESPSLNDLSNIIEDSNLDTDDEEEIQIIQNREILCEPDQVEEQRPEEPPVDNEIPMNTDLVQHLNDQTQQGNTDHHYRWSKTHPPSLVIGNPSAPLRTRCQMINEFKHAAFISHIEPIKIEEALFDSNWIEAMQDELNQFDRNSVWHLVPRPSDKSIIGTRWVFM